A genomic window from Fusarium oxysporum Fo47 chromosome X, complete sequence includes:
- a CDS encoding Alpha/Beta hydrolase protein: protein MFDNFEPFAIKIKSNPDITINGLKSGEPSSKPALLLIHGFPQTLHIWHRVAPRVLDKYNVVLIDIRGYGKSSKPGDVASYAKSAMARDCIDVMDALGHTGSFFVCAHDRGARVAHKLAVDYPDRIRKFILLDICPTLAMYTKTDFDFAKAYFHWFFLIQKEPLPETLITAKPRELAEMFMGGRQGDGLSIFEPECFEIYAKNLEDPATVHAMCNDYRASATVDLEEAREDLKHGRRIKSPLLVLWGKHGVIEKCFDAVKEWKDVTDPGVLVEGRSVESGHYVPEQAPDVVVSAILEFLN from the coding sequence ATGTTTGACAACTTTGAACCTTTCGCAATTAAGATAAAGTCCAACCCggacatcaccatcaacggcTTGAAAAGCGGCGAGCCCTCCTCCAAGCccgctcttcttctcatccacgGCTTTCCTCAAACACTACACATCTGGCATCGTGTCGCGCCTCGGGTTCTCGACAAGTACAACGTTGTGCTGATTGACATCCGAGGTTATGGAAAGTCCTCCAAACCCGGCGATGTAGCTTCGTATGCAAAGAGCGCCATGGCTAGAGATTGCATCGATGTTATGGACGCTCTAGGCCATACTGGGTCTTTCTTTGTCTGCGCTCATGATCGCGGCGCCAGAGTCGCGCATAAACTGGCTGTCGATTATCCTGATCGCATTCGCAAGTTCATACTGCTTGACATCTGTCCTACACTGGCGATGTATACCAAGACGGATTTCGACTTTGCCAAAGCGTACTTCCATTGGTTCTTTCTCATTCAGAAAGAACCTCTTCCTGAGACACTTATCACCGCGAAGCCTAGAGAGTTAGCAGAGATGTTCATGGGAGGTCGTCAAGGCGATGGGTTATCCATCTTTGAGCCGGAATGTTTTGAGATTTATGCCAAGAACTTGGAAGATCCCGCAACGGTTCATGCCATGTGTAATGATTATCGCGCGAGCGCGACGGTCGATCTGGAGGAGGCGCGAGAGGATCTGAAGCATGGTCGAAGGATTAAGAGCCCTTTGCTTGTTCTATGGGGAAAGCATGGGGTTATTGAGAAGTGCTTTGATGCTGTGAAGGAGTGGAAGGATGTTACTGATCCGGGTGTACTGGTCGAAGGTCGAAGTGTTGAGTCGGGACACTATGTTCCTGAGCAGGCAcctgatgttgttgtctccGCGATTCTAGAGTTCCTTAATTGA
- a CDS encoding phosphate transporter yields MVLEAYTYVFAIGSCFALLEAYNNGANDVANAWATSVSSRSVTYRGAMVLCCIFELLGALTVGARTASTIKNGIIPMESFRDNAGVQLLAFACASAGASIWVMWCTKHNAHVSSTYSLISSLAGVGIATVGASKVEWGWNGGQGLGAIFAGLGMAPAIAGCFGAIIFSLVKWVVHVRKNPVPWAVWTSPFFFLIAGTICTLSIVYKGSPRLGLTEKPAWYIASVTLGVGFGLFVLSAIFFVPFVHAVVIKKDYTLRWWDAVQGPLLFKRPSPPDAENARVPNYAVLQHGAEDDDVSVSQESEDPSPKKISDDEITPAAAPSSEVNEKQHLNLSESTQEDYQKMLKKAEDKHHANLRKGKGPLGWAMRTLHANPIGAGSIHETHNLIAVVKRIPAQIVVALMYGAHYDIHTAQMGIEATPEGRRMARVYEHAPKYANEVEYLYSFVQIITACTASFAHGANDVGNAVGVWAGMYAAWHSGKPAEKKAEVPLWQIGIVAATICIGFITYGYNIMKVMGNKITYHSPSRGSSMEMGAAITVLVFSQYKLPVSTSMCITGATVGVGLCNGSLKAVNWKRVFLLVFSWIMTIPIAGLIGGCLMGLALNAPHF; encoded by the exons ATGGTTCTCGAGGCTTACACTTACGTCTTTGCCATTGGCAGTTGCTTCGCTCTGCTTGAGGCCTACAACAACGGTGCCA ACGATGTCGCCAACGCTTGGGCTACCAGTGTCTCATCGCGCTCCGTCACATACCGAGGAGCCATGGTGCTCTGCTGTATCTTCGAACTCCTCGGCGCCCTAACAGTCGGTGCCCGAACCGCCTCGACAATCAAGAACGGCATCATCCCCATGGAGTCGTTCCGCGACAACGCCGGTGTCCAGCTCCTCGCCTTCGCCTGTGCCTCTGCCGGTGCTTCCATCTGGGTCATGTGGTGCACCAAGCACAATGCCCACGTCTCATCCACATACTCGCTTATCTCGTCGCtcgctggtgttggtatCGCTACCGTTGGTGCTAGCAAGGTCGAGTGGGGTTGGAACGGTGGTCAGGGTCTCGGTGCTATCTTTGCTGGTCTGGGTATGGCTCCTGCCATTGCTGGTTGCTTTggtgccatcatcttctccctTGTCAAGTGGGTTGTTCACGTCCGAAAGAACCCTGTTCCTTGGGCTGTCTGGacctctcccttcttcttcctcatcgccgGTACCATCTGCACTCTCTCCATCGTCTACAAGGGATCTCCCCGTCTGGGACTCACTGAGAAGCCTGCTTGGTACATCGCCTCCGTCACTCTCGGTGTCGGATTCGGTCTCTTCGTGCTCtctgccatcttcttcgttccCTTCGTCCACGCCGtcgtcatcaagaaggaCTATACTCTCCGCTGGTGGGATGCCGTTCAGGGTCCTCTTCTGTTCAAGCGCCCCTCTCCCCCTGACGCCGAGAACGCTCGTGTCCCCAACTACGCTGTCCTTCAGCACGGTgccgaggacgatgatgtctCCGTCTCCCAGGAGTCTGAGGACCCCAGCCCCAAGAAGAtcagcgatgatgagatcaCCCCCGCCGCTGCCCCCAGCTCCGAGGTCAACGAGAAGCAGCATCTCAACCTTTCCGAGTCTACCCAGGAGGATTACCAGAAGATGCTTAAGAAGGCTGAGGACAAGCACCACGCCAACCTCCGCAAGGGCAAGGGACCTCTCGGCTGGGCTATGCGCACTCTCCACGCCAACCCCATCGGTGCCGGTTCTATCCACGAGACTCACAACCTGATTGCCGTCGTCAAGCGCATCCCCGCTCAAATCGTCGTCGCTCTTATGTATGGTGCTCACTACGACATCCACACTGCTCAGATGGGTATTGAGGCCACCCCCGAGGGTCGCCGTATGGCCCGTGTCTACGAGCATGCTCCCAAGTACGCCAACGAGGTTGAGTACCTGTACTCTTTCGTCCAGATCATCACTGCCTGCACTGCTTCTTTCGCTCACGGTGCCAACGATGTTGGTAACGCTGTCGGTGTTTGGGCTGGTATGTACGCTGCTTGGCACTCTGGCAAGcccgccgagaagaaggccgaggtTCCTCTCTGGCAGATTGGTATTGTCGCTGCCACCATTTGCATCGGTTTCATCACATACGGTTACAACATCATGAAGG TTATGGGTAACAAGATCACCTACCACTCTCCCAGCCGTGGTTCCTCCATGGAGATGGGTGCTGCCATCACtgtcctcgtcttctctCAGTACAAGCTCCCCGTCTCTACCTCCATGTGCATCACCGGTGCCACCGTCGGTGTCGGTCTCTGCAACGGCAGCCTCAAGGCCGTCAACTGGAAGCGAgttttcctcctcgtcttctcctGGATCATGACCATCCCCATCGCTGGTCTCATCGGTGGATGCCTCATGGGTCTCGCCCTCAACGCTCCTCACTTCTAA